The region GTGGTCACCACAAGGACCGACATCCTTGGTGGAGCACACACCATGGACTACCACCTCGCTGGAGAGAGCTCTACCCAGACACGTAGGTCCTGGTGCCGATATGGCCGGAGCTGTAGCATGAAAGGTTGATCACGATCGCTAACGTACGCCCGCGCAAAGCACAACCACTACTAGATCAGGAGTGCGCGGACAGTTCGGCGCCACGTCTCCTAACGGAAGCATTGTCCTGCCCGAGCATACCCGCTTGAGCCAGTGCGAGAATCTGGAGAGGAGCCGAACCACAGAACGGGACAAGCAAATGCAGCCGCTGCTACAACCACCGTGCCACAGGTGGAGAGCCAGACGGCCAGCCGACATGCATTCACACAGCCCGAAGGAAGTGGCCTCGAACCAGCCCGTCCAGGCACAAGCACGAAGAGGCCCGCCGCCATCGGCAGCCACCCCAGATTCGACCTACGGTGCAACCCCTGCACTGGCTATGCCTAGCGTAACCATGCCCCGACCGTCACCAAGGTGCAGAGGACCGCCCCGATGTCGTGTCCCACACCACGCCCCCACGCCACGCCACATCCGCAGGGAAACTAGAGCCCCACCGCCACCTTCTCGAGGCCGGCCAGAGCTTCACTGGTGGACGCCCAACAAGGAGGACGAACTAGCGGGCAAGGGTTGATTCTCCCAAGTCGTCAGAGGAAGGTGACACTGGGGCGAGTTTTCCCAATCCGGGTTTTCTAGGTAAGTCCTTACAAAAACATCGAAGGAATAATAATAATTTAAAGCACAGTTAAACAATACATATTTGTATCATCTTATGGTAGAATAGAGCGTTATCAAATATATAAGATTATGTGGCCGAGTATCAATTTTTAGCAAGACCTCAATGATTCATGTGGTCCCCTATTTCTAGGGCCAGGTGGTGTGAACGATATGAGGGACCCGGTCTGCTCTCGTCATGTAAAGCTCGTTTCACAGGTCATACATTGACGTGTGACCTAATGAAAGGTTAAACTAATTCCCGCAAAGGTAAAAGTGGAATCAAATTAAATTAAATACTCCACCAGTTTAGAGCACGTAACCTAGATCTGAATGCATGCATCTACAAATATGGTTGCGCTTTTGTACATATTTATTGTTAGATTCTTTGTGTACACGTTCGCTATTTTCAACAACTGAGCCTTCGAAAGTAATCGTCGCGTTGTCAAAGCTGAAAGGGGACCTTTCATGGACTCCTGGGCGAGTATTTTGTCAGTGGTCAAACCTACGAAATAATCAATACATGATTATTGACCGTACAGAATTCGGCCGTAGCTAAGCTAGTCCACAGAGCTGATGGGTCCAGAGACATTGTACGTAGTAGTAGTACTAGCGGTAAACAGGACATAGACGTTGCCATTGACTAAACGCTTCAAGTGTCTGACATATCACCCACCAATCTTTGGCCATTGATATCCGGTTGTCATAGTAGCTGTCTCGTAGTCTGACGGAAACGTCTTTTTTCATTGAatacgcatcgccggaaatcctaaaataaattcaaGATAAATGCGACCGCCGAAACTTGAATCTTGGTGGCCGTGTCATCCTATTCATCCAATCACATTTTGGTTCGCTACTATCTATctatggtgttgttttctttggctcCTCGGCCTCATCGGCACATCCCTAGCCCCAAACCACATGTAGTTTACGAACTTCACCTTCACCAAGAAGTAAGCACCGGCCTGTGAACTGAGATTTAGATAACCATAGCGTTTACTTTGGTTTCAAACTGGAATTTAGCCAAGCGAGATCGTAAATAGATAGAGTTTCCTTCATGCACGCATGTAGCTATTTGTAGTTGTTGACAAAATTAAAGTACGTCAAAATCGCTATCTCGCAGTTACGTGGTCAGAAGTACAGCGGGTACTGGTGAGGGTAGTAGGAGCTGGGCGGGTAGAAGAAGTACGGCGGCGGGTGCACGGGCTCGGGCATGGCCGGCTTCGTCtcatccttcttcttctcctccggcttcttcacttcctccaCCTTGATGATTTGGGCGTGGCCGAGCTTCTTGCGGAGGCAGCAGACAAGGCACACCAAGTCGACGCCGTCGCCGACCACCTCCAATTGGTCTCTCGCATCGCTGGTTATCCCCATGGACGTCACCCCAGGTGCTCTGGCGGCCAGCGTCAGTGCTTCGGACCGGCATTTGTCACACGACATGCTCAACTGGATGACAATCTTTTGCTGCAACATGGAGAAAAGCCATGGATCAATCGTATGCTCCAGCTTCATAGTAATTTATCGATTCCTCGAAATCGAGTTGCTAAAATCGAGTTGCTAAACAAAACAAAACGAGAAGCAAACCAAAACTAGGAGCAGAAACTCACCTTCATTGCTTGCTCCCGGGTTGCTAGATGCCTATGAAGGAGAAACAGGAACTCGATGGGGAAATGCCCGTGTTCGAGGCGAGGCTAGAATGGTTTGGGTAGCTACTGATCGGCGGATGCAATGCAGCCAAGTGTCTAGCTTGTGATGATTTCGGAGGGGGTAGCTGCCTTTATTTACACGCATGCAGTGGGCGCGGATGTGGGGGCAGAGTGTTAGATAtagggtctgtttggttcatgactaactttgccataattaagcttaggcaaagtgtgtctgccataaaaaagtgtggctaacaaaatggccatcacaagtgtggcaagatttggcaagaagttgagtctatgacatgtggaccacgtAGCTAAAAAAATGTGGCAAGCCATAAATGTGGCAATGAATCAaaacatgcctaagatattgtggcacacctatgcttaggcgtggcaaccttaggctgcaaaccaaacaggcCCATAATCTTGATGTTTTTTGTATGTGCATGTTTATTTTCTGCATGAGTTAGAGTTATGTAGGGCCAATGCATATTAGATGGCTCGGCTGGCATGTATTGAGGAGTTGCTGAAGTGCCGCGTGATGCGGACGCCGCCGCCGTGTGTGATGCGTGGTGCTGCATGCAAGCTGGGCAAAGTGATGGTCTGCATAGGTGATTGAACGGAGCGATTCGGTCAAGTAAGCTAGCTATAGTACGTGAATATCAAGTGAAGTTTGCATGTAGCTAAATTAGAGGAGCGGTCGCACATGCTCAGGACGTGGGCTGTTAGTTCGCTCGTGGCCGCTGGCCTGTGCGTGCGTGTGTCATATAAGTTGTCATCATATTTGCTTTGTGTTAAGATGAATAGAGAGAAGAAAAGAGCTTGGCTGTGTGATACGGCAGCTCACCAAAACACTTGTCTCTCCATTGCTTTTGTTTTGGTTGTGTGAGGCAGCCGAGAGA is a window of Triticum dicoccoides isolate Atlit2015 ecotype Zavitan chromosome 2B, WEW_v2.0, whole genome shotgun sequence DNA encoding:
- the LOC119360970 gene encoding heavy metal-associated isoprenylated plant protein 46-like, which codes for MKQKIVIQLSMSCDKCRSEALTLAARAPGVTSMGITSDARDQLEVVGDGVDLVCLVCCLRKKLGHAQIIKVEEVKKPEEKKKDETKPAMPEPVHPPPYFFYPPSSYYPHQYPLYF